A single window of Methanoculleus oceani DNA harbors:
- a CDS encoding ABC transporter ATP-binding protein: MNITDHCRRTIAFTREIMRQPVTARGDLRFSDLAFFLRFARPIWRVGVLALAATALVSAAKTVLPLSIKFFIDNVLLGETSASDALIAGAGGILSSLDALIVALLVLGFFTGGMDLLRNYWTARFREGYAFNIQTTLVEHVLSFPLSYFKSQQTGYIMSRLSDDVQILQYTVSQYLPQIVANALYVTFTFAILCVLNLRLTLVVVAFIPLYLLVNAVFIRRIRAATHRERERQAYVSRDLQEVISGIDTVKSHAAEDREMHRVSGTLRNMIDARIKNTMLSAFSEYFRIGTMSLMLIAVFWFGGNEVLAGAMSVGDFVAFAVYIVTFAPTVNTFFAFPVVMQPALTSAARLRELFRIHGEAGAAPGTGGIVPATVQGRIEFSGVRFGYTASEPVLLDANFVARPGEVIAVIGRTGAGKTTLINLILRAFAPQEGTITLDNCDLASLDPRWLRRQISLVSQDLFLFHTTIEENIRYSRPDAAFEDVIEAARKARIHDDIVRFPEGYGTIVGERGTQLSVGQRQRVAIARAFLKDAPILILDEPTSALDMQTEDQIRRTLRDLVRDRTTILVSHRPSLLELADRVLMIEGGRVRECMGAEPARQVDPDRTPLSGQSTAP, translated from the coding sequence ATGAACATCACGGACCACTGCCGGCGCACCATCGCCTTCACCCGGGAGATCATGCGGCAGCCGGTGACGGCGAGGGGGGACCTCCGGTTCTCCGACCTCGCCTTCTTCCTCCGGTTCGCCCGGCCGATCTGGAGAGTGGGCGTGCTGGCGCTCGCGGCGACGGCCCTTGTCTCTGCCGCGAAGACCGTGCTCCCGCTCAGCATCAAGTTCTTCATCGACAACGTCCTCCTCGGCGAGACATCGGCCTCCGATGCCCTCATCGCAGGGGCCGGCGGGATCCTCTCGTCGCTCGACGCCCTCATCGTCGCCCTCCTGGTGCTCGGGTTCTTCACCGGCGGCATGGATCTCCTCCGGAACTACTGGACCGCCCGGTTCCGGGAAGGCTACGCCTTCAATATCCAGACCACCCTCGTCGAGCACGTCTTAAGCTTCCCGCTCTCGTACTTCAAGTCGCAGCAGACCGGCTACATCATGTCCCGCCTCTCCGACGACGTCCAGATCCTGCAGTACACCGTCTCCCAGTACCTCCCCCAGATCGTCGCAAACGCCCTTTACGTCACCTTTACCTTCGCCATCCTCTGCGTCCTGAACCTCAGGCTGACCCTCGTCGTCGTCGCCTTCATTCCCCTCTACCTGCTGGTCAACGCCGTCTTCATCCGGCGGATCCGTGCCGCCACCCACCGGGAGCGTGAGCGGCAGGCCTACGTCTCGCGGGACCTCCAGGAGGTGATCTCCGGCATCGACACCGTAAAGTCGCACGCCGCGGAGGATCGGGAGATGCACCGGGTCTCAGGGACGCTCCGGAACATGATCGATGCCCGGATCAAGAACACGATGCTCTCGGCATTCTCGGAGTATTTCAGGATCGGCACGATGTCGCTCATGCTGATCGCCGTCTTCTGGTTCGGCGGAAACGAGGTGCTCGCCGGTGCCATGAGCGTGGGGGACTTCGTCGCGTTCGCGGTCTACATCGTGACGTTCGCTCCCACCGTCAACACGTTCTTCGCCTTCCCCGTCGTCATGCAGCCCGCACTCACGTCCGCCGCCCGCCTGCGCGAACTCTTCCGGATACACGGTGAAGCGGGCGCCGCCCCCGGCACCGGCGGGATTGTGCCCGCCACCGTGCAGGGCCGGATCGAGTTCTCCGGTGTCCGGTTCGGTTACACAGCGTCCGAACCGGTCCTCCTGGACGCAAACTTCGTCGCCCGTCCGGGCGAGGTGATCGCTGTCATCGGGCGGACCGGCGCCGGAAAGACGACGCTGATCAACCTGATCCTCCGGGCCTTTGCACCGCAGGAAGGCACGATCACGCTTGATAACTGCGACCTTGCATCGCTCGATCCCCGGTGGCTGCGACGGCAGATATCGCTCGTCTCGCAGGACCTCTTCCTCTTCCACACCACCATCGAGGAGAACATCCGTTACAGCAGGCCCGACGCCGCCTTCGAGGACGTCATAGAAGCCGCCCGGAAAGCACGGATCCACGACGATATCGTACGGTTTCCCGAAGGTTACGGAACAATCGTCGGGGAGCGCGGGACCCAGCTCTCCGTCGGCCAGCGCCAGCGTGTCGCCATCGCCCGGGCGTTCCTGAAGGATGCGCCCATCCTCATCCTCGACGAGCCCACGTCGGCGCTGGATATGCAGACCGAGGACCAGATCCGCCGGACGCTCCGGGACCTGGTGCGGGACCGGACGACCATCCTCGTCTCTCACCGCCCGTCGCTCCTGGAACTCGCCGACCGCGTCCTCATGATCGAAGGCGGACGGGTGCGGGAGTGCATGGGGGCGGAGCCCGCCCGACAGGTCGATCCCGACCGCACCCCTCTCTCTGGCCAATCCACCGCCCCCTGA
- a CDS encoding metal-dependent hydrolase — protein sequence MRITFLSSVAMIVSCPGMENYRHSPAISFAHISNRRIIKPAGTLHRRMYIACHLFLGLILGLAIAGRLGDRRLIGFCALGAVLPDLLDKPVGHLLLAGSLDSGRIFGHGLLFLALLLVAGIALERRRRSLALLAVAVGALSHQVLDAMWAMPVTWYFPLLGPYEPYEVADYFGNAILAEVSSLSEWIFLAASTGIALAACRGFCPDLSGVAATIVRVSVLLLGILVLASLFAWAAGFPESILMAGAGPEDYLVLAAVGAVGAIGAIGHREFLNTG from the coding sequence ATGAGGATCACCTTCCTGTCCAGCGTAGCCATGATCGTCTCCTGCCCGGGGATGGAGAACTATCGGCATTCTCCAGCCATATCGTTCGCGCACATCTCGAACCGCAGGATTATTAAGCCGGCCGGTACCCTTCATCGAAGGATGTACATCGCCTGCCACCTGTTTCTCGGCCTCATTCTGGGCCTCGCGATCGCCGGACGCCTGGGCGACCGGCGGCTCATCGGCTTCTGTGCTCTCGGGGCCGTCCTCCCCGACCTGCTCGATAAACCGGTAGGCCACCTCCTTCTTGCAGGGTCTCTCGACTCCGGGCGGATCTTCGGGCACGGACTGCTCTTCCTCGCGCTCCTGCTCGTTGCAGGCATCGCCCTCGAGCGGCGGCGGCGATCGCTCGCGCTCCTCGCCGTCGCGGTCGGCGCACTCTCCCACCAGGTCCTCGACGCGATGTGGGCGATGCCCGTCACCTGGTACTTCCCGCTTCTCGGCCCGTATGAACCCTACGAGGTTGCCGACTACTTCGGCAACGCCATCCTGGCGGAGGTCTCTTCGCTCTCTGAGTGGATATTCCTCGCCGCATCGACCGGAATAGCCCTCGCCGCCTGCCGGGGTTTCTGCCCCGATCTCTCCGGGGTTGCCGCGACAATCGTCCGGGTCTCCGTCCTGCTCCTCGGAATCCTCGTTCTCGCCTCCCTCTTCGCCTGGGCAGCCGGCTTTCCGGAGAGCATCCTGATGGCCGGGGCAGGGCCGGAAGATTACCTGGTGCTTGCAGCGGTGGGGGCCGTCGGGGCGATCGGGGCGATCGGACACCGGGAGTTCCTGAATACCGGATAA
- a CDS encoding archaellin/type IV pilin N-terminal domain-containing protein — protein MSTSNSSDAGFTGLEAAIVLIAFVVVASVFAYVVLTAGILFSEESRSTVHQGIREAGSGLTVTGAIYGFSNTPGMIDSVIVPVGLTAGGEPIDITTVSVRFIGSTHSEIVAQNVPLIDVFPGHRRWSVQERVNSDSDFLLEAGEQYILNISPEVRTDCKPYRSFAVEIKPAGMAALRVERTVPGSINRLTRLE, from the coding sequence ATGTCTACGTCGAACTCTTCTGATGCCGGATTTACCGGACTCGAGGCGGCGATCGTACTCATCGCATTCGTCGTCGTCGCATCGGTCTTTGCCTATGTCGTCCTGACGGCGGGTATCCTCTTCTCCGAGGAAAGCCGCTCCACCGTTCACCAGGGTATCCGGGAGGCAGGGTCGGGCCTCACCGTGACCGGTGCCATCTACGGCTTCAGCAACACTCCCGGAATGATAGACTCCGTTATCGTCCCGGTCGGGCTCACCGCCGGCGGCGAGCCGATCGATATCACCACGGTATCCGTCCGTTTTATCGGTTCTACGCATAGCGAGATAGTTGCTCAAAACGTGCCTCTTATCGACGTCTTTCCAGGCCACAGGCGCTGGAGCGTCCAGGAACGGGTGAACAGCGACTCAGACTTCCTTCTCGAGGCCGGGGAGCAGTATATACTGAATATTTCCCCGGAGGTCAGAACCGATTGCAAGCCGTACAGGTCGTTTGCCGTCGAGATCAAACCGGCGGGAATGGCGGCGCTCCGGGTGGAGAGGACCGTCCCGGGCAGCATCAACAGGTTGACCCGCCTGGAATGA
- a CDS encoding archaellin/type IV pilin N-terminal domain-containing protein: MPREDRDEEAFTGLEASIVFIAFIVVASVFAYVVLGVGMTTSQKSQETMHAALGEAGSALRPGYTIIAKLDATGLLDFIELDLETATDLAVIDMGSMTYIVATKETLVTFPPGDPRVTETWRQKRNAGDLLETGEVVTVKLMVGSVGIRQGDTFTLEIIAAEGATASLTRTIPAGAGKNVYVELF, from the coding sequence ATGCCCCGGGAAGACAGGGACGAAGAGGCTTTCACGGGACTTGAGGCGTCCATCGTCTTCATCGCCTTCATTGTCGTTGCATCGGTCTTCGCATACGTCGTTCTCGGGGTGGGCATGACCACGTCGCAGAAGAGCCAGGAAACGATGCATGCCGCCCTTGGCGAAGCCGGGTCCGCCCTCCGCCCGGGATACACGATCATCGCCAAACTGGACGCCACGGGCCTGCTCGACTTTATTGAACTTGACCTTGAGACCGCGACCGACCTCGCCGTGATCGATATGGGGAGCATGACCTATATCGTCGCCACGAAGGAGACCCTTGTCACGTTCCCTCCCGGCGACCCCCGCGTAACCGAAACCTGGCGGCAGAAGAGAAATGCCGGGGACCTCCTGGAAACAGGAGAGGTCGTCACGGTGAAACTGATGGTGGGAAGCGTGGGCATCCGGCAGGGAGATACGTTCACCCTCGAGATAATCGCCGCAGAAGGGGCGACCGCTTCGCTGACCAGAACAATTCCCGCAGGCGCTGGAAAGAATGTCTACGTCGAACTCTTCTGA
- a CDS encoding DUF1616 domain-containing protein: MTSETTTGLLIGSLDPRTIPLDLKSIYLWIFLALAGMYAPVISESPLRVVFVLPFILFIPGYLLVAALFPARGDLDGIERVALSFGLSIAIVPLFGLALNYTPWGIRLDPIVIALAAFSLAVGLITQFRRRELPEESRFTVPVSSYLAAAKEEVSGSSSTSGADRVLSIVLVAAVLVAAATTVFIVAVPKEGEKFTEFYILGPKGKAADYPTEFMAGTPQTVIIGIGNHEYRDITYTVETFAVESRFDNATNQSTVVSATLLDRFSITVPHNQTVEQPYSFRIMDSDTNRLEFLLFTETPPEDIPEVNLTSAGYRDLHLWLRVH, translated from the coding sequence ATGACATCCGAAACCACCACAGGTCTTCTCATCGGCTCCCTTGACCCCCGCACCATCCCGCTGGACCTAAAAAGCATCTACCTATGGATCTTCCTCGCCCTTGCCGGCATGTACGCGCCGGTCATCAGCGAGAGTCCCCTTCGCGTGGTTTTCGTCCTGCCGTTCATCCTCTTTATCCCCGGCTATCTCCTGGTCGCGGCCCTCTTCCCCGCAAGGGGGGACCTTGACGGGATAGAGCGCGTTGCCCTCTCGTTTGGGCTTTCCATCGCGATCGTGCCGCTTTTTGGCCTCGCGCTCAATTATACACCCTGGGGCATCCGGCTCGACCCTATTGTCATCGCTCTCGCGGCATTCAGTCTCGCCGTCGGTCTCATCACCCAGTTCCGACGCCGCGAACTGCCCGAAGAGAGCCGCTTTACGGTCCCGGTCAGCTCGTACCTCGCCGCAGCAAAAGAGGAGGTCTCGGGTAGTAGTTCCACGTCCGGGGCCGACCGGGTCTTGAGCATCGTCCTCGTTGCTGCCGTCCTCGTGGCTGCCGCGACAACGGTCTTCATCGTTGCGGTCCCCAAAGAGGGCGAGAAGTTCACTGAGTTCTATATACTCGGGCCGAAGGGGAAGGCAGCCGATTATCCGACCGAGTTCATGGCCGGAACACCGCAGACGGTCATCATCGGGATCGGGAACCACGAGTACCGCGATATCACCTACACAGTGGAGACGTTTGCCGTAGAGAGCAGGTTCGACAATGCGACGAACCAATCGACGGTCGTCTCGGCGACCCTCCTCGACCGGTTCTCCATCACGGTGCCGCATAACCAGACCGTAGAGCAGCCTTACTCCTTCCGGATCATGGATTCGGATACAAACAGGCTCGAGTTCCTCCTCTTCACGGAGACACCTCCCGAAGACATCCCCGAAGTCAACCTCACGAGCGCCGGTTATCGCGACCTGCACCTCTGGCTGCGGGTGCATTGA
- a CDS encoding Coenzyme F420 hydrogenase/dehydrogenase, beta subunit C-terminal domain, whose protein sequence is MAAKGDMFYAWAADAACQEKGECGGAVTALLTHALKSGMVDAVLAVKKGQDIYDAVPTLITDPAEIAQTAGSLHCGTLLLSKLVKKYLDGAENMRIAVPVKGCDTMGLYELAKRNQVNLDNVLMIGLNCGGSVSPVLARKMIAEKFGVNPDDVVKEEIDKGQFIIVTKDGQHKGISMDELEEEGFGRRSNCRRCKMKVPRQADLACGNWGVIGDQAGKATFVEVCSEKGANLLDGAVSAGVLKTGAANPKGIEIRGKVEGAMLKLGDKWRARYFEELGEGKDRLKKIMDATSRCIKCYACIENCPICYCVECSTKKSYLVTPGQVPPPFMFHLIRYAHISDSCINCGQCEENCAMDIPNALFMHALQVDLQEMFGHTPGVDMELPVLALVEEQTERKRLSATGSDQIFNIFE, encoded by the coding sequence ATGGCAGCAAAAGGAGATATGTTCTACGCATGGGCAGCCGACGCCGCCTGCCAGGAGAAGGGCGAGTGCGGCGGAGCGGTCACCGCTCTGCTGACGCACGCGCTCAAGTCCGGCATGGTGGACGCTGTCCTTGCCGTCAAGAAGGGACAGGACATCTACGACGCCGTCCCCACACTCATCACCGACCCCGCCGAGATCGCACAGACGGCAGGCTCGCTCCACTGCGGGACGCTCCTGCTCTCGAAGCTGGTCAAGAAGTACCTGGACGGCGCCGAAAACATGCGGATCGCCGTCCCGGTGAAAGGCTGCGACACGATGGGCCTGTACGAGCTCGCGAAGCGCAACCAGGTCAACCTGGACAACGTCCTGATGATCGGCCTCAACTGCGGGGGGTCCGTCAGCCCGGTCCTGGCCCGGAAGATGATCGCCGAGAAGTTCGGCGTTAACCCCGACGACGTCGTCAAGGAAGAGATCGACAAGGGCCAGTTCATCATCGTCACGAAGGACGGCCAGCACAAGGGCATCTCGATGGACGAGCTCGAAGAGGAAGGCTTCGGCCGCCGCAGCAACTGCCGCCGGTGCAAGATGAAAGTCCCGCGCCAGGCGGACCTCGCCTGCGGCAACTGGGGCGTCATCGGCGACCAGGCCGGCAAGGCCACCTTCGTCGAGGTCTGCTCCGAGAAGGGTGCAAACCTCCTCGACGGTGCCGTGAGTGCCGGAGTCCTCAAGACCGGTGCCGCGAACCCGAAGGGTATCGAGATCCGCGGCAAGGTCGAGGGCGCGATGCTGAAACTCGGCGACAAGTGGCGGGCACGCTACTTCGAGGAGCTCGGCGAGGGCAAGGACCGCCTGAAGAAGATCATGGACGCGACGAGCAGGTGCATCAAGTGCTACGCCTGCATCGAGAACTGTCCGATCTGCTACTGCGTCGAGTGCAGCACGAAGAAATCCTACCTGGTCACGCCCGGTCAGGTCCCGCCGCCGTTCATGTTCCACCTGATCCGGTACGCCCACATCTCGGACTCGTGTATCAACTGCGGCCAGTGCGAGGAGAACTGCGCGATGGATATCCCGAACGCGCTCTTCATGCACGCCCTGCAGGTCGACCTCCAGGAGATGTTCGGCCACACCCCGGGTGTGGACATGGAACTCCCGGTGCTCGCGCTCGTCGAGGAACAGACAGAACGCAAGCGTCTCTCCGCGACCGGCAGCGACCAGATCTTCAACATCTTCGAGTAA
- the fdhF gene encoding formate dehydrogenase subunit alpha translates to MDLKYVQTTCPYCGTGCSFNLVVKDGKVVGTQPYNRSPVNEGKVCPKGTYAHEFVNSPDRLTKPLIKKDGKFVEATWDEAYGLIASKFKSYKPDEIAVLSSARTSNEENYALMKLARGVFKTRHIDHCARLCHASTVAGLAASFGSGAMTNSIGDIAESKCVFIIGSNTFEQHPLIGRRVMQAKLNGGKLIVFDPRMTPTAKQADLYASFYSGTDVAILNCLMGEIIRNGWEDKEWVSTRAKGYEELKAVVLSDTYLPENVEKISGIAAADLKKAAEWIGTAESSALLYSMGITQHTVGVDNVKSTANLQMLTGNIGKRGGGVNALRGQNNVQGACDMGALPVVFTGYQKVIDEAAHKKFADAWGFPDGICEPKNGYEVTVMMDVLTDKPGELKAMYIMGENPMLSDPDLTHVKHAIENLEFLVVQDIFLTETAQLADVVLPATCYAEKDGTQTSTERRVQMWRKAQDPPGEAKVDWKIICEVAAAMGYAKQFPYQSAEEIFAEIAAVTPSYHGMNYERLNRPEALHWPCPTEEHPGTPILHIGKCSHPDGMGVMHPIEWKPPAEVTDAEYPYIFTTGRCIWHWHTGSMTRRSETLDAEVPTGWIEINPEDAKALGIQDKEMVRVTSRRGSIDAPAKVTEDIKKGVMFMPFHFAECAANILTNNALDPIAKIPEFKACAVKVEKITEA, encoded by the coding sequence ATGGATCTCAAGTATGTACAGACAACATGCCCGTACTGTGGTACGGGATGCAGTTTCAACCTCGTCGTGAAGGACGGGAAGGTTGTCGGCACACAACCTTACAACCGTTCTCCGGTCAACGAGGGAAAGGTCTGCCCCAAGGGGACCTACGCTCACGAGTTCGTGAACAGCCCGGACCGCCTGACGAAGCCGCTCATCAAGAAGGACGGCAAATTCGTCGAGGCGACCTGGGACGAGGCATACGGCCTGATCGCATCGAAGTTCAAGTCGTACAAGCCCGATGAAATCGCCGTGCTTTCGTCAGCACGTACCTCAAACGAGGAAAACTACGCGCTGATGAAACTGGCACGCGGTGTCTTCAAGACACGCCACATCGACCACTGCGCCCGGCTCTGCCACGCGTCCACCGTCGCCGGCCTTGCCGCATCCTTCGGCTCCGGCGCGATGACCAACTCCATCGGCGACATCGCCGAGTCGAAGTGCGTCTTCATCATCGGGTCCAACACCTTCGAGCAGCACCCCCTCATCGGCCGCAGGGTCATGCAGGCGAAGCTGAACGGCGGAAAACTCATCGTATTCGACCCGCGCATGACGCCGACTGCAAAGCAGGCGGATCTCTACGCATCCTTCTACTCCGGCACCGATGTGGCCATCCTCAACTGCCTGATGGGCGAGATCATCCGGAACGGCTGGGAGGACAAGGAATGGGTTTCGACCCGTGCAAAGGGATATGAGGAACTCAAGGCGGTCGTGCTCAGCGACACCTATCTCCCCGAGAACGTCGAGAAGATCTCCGGTATTGCCGCTGCGGATCTCAAAAAGGCAGCCGAATGGATCGGTACCGCAGAATCCTCCGCACTTCTCTACTCGATGGGCATCACCCAGCACACCGTCGGTGTCGACAACGTCAAGTCGACCGCAAACCTGCAGATGCTGACCGGAAACATCGGTAAGCGCGGTGGCGGCGTGAACGCACTCCGTGGCCAGAACAACGTGCAGGGCGCCTGCGACATGGGAGCGCTCCCGGTTGTCTTCACCGGCTACCAGAAGGTCATCGACGAGGCCGCCCACAAGAAGTTCGCCGACGCCTGGGGCTTCCCCGACGGCATCTGCGAGCCCAAGAACGGCTACGAGGTCACCGTCATGATGGACGTCCTGACCGACAAGCCCGGCGAACTCAAGGCGATGTACATCATGGGTGAGAACCCGATGCTCTCCGACCCGGACCTGACCCACGTCAAGCATGCCATCGAGAACCTCGAGTTCCTGGTCGTCCAGGATATCTTCCTGACCGAGACCGCCCAGCTCGCCGACGTCGTGCTGCCCGCAACCTGCTACGCAGAGAAGGACGGCACCCAGACCTCCACCGAGCGCCGCGTCCAGATGTGGCGCAAGGCCCAGGACCCGCCCGGAGAGGCGAAGGTCGACTGGAAGATCATCTGCGAAGTGGCAGCCGCTATGGGCTACGCCAAGCAGTTCCCCTACCAGAGTGCCGAGGAGATCTTCGCTGAGATCGCCGCCGTCACCCCGTCCTACCACGGCATGAACTACGAGCGGCTCAACAGGCCCGAAGCACTCCACTGGCCCTGCCCCACGGAGGAACACCCCGGCACGCCCATCCTGCACATCGGCAAGTGCTCGCACCCCGACGGAATGGGCGTGATGCACCCCATCGAGTGGAAACCCCCGGCGGAAGTTACCGACGCAGAGTACCCCTATATCTTCACCACCGGCCGCTGCATCTGGCACTGGCACACCGGATCCATGACCCGCCGCTCCGAGACCCTCGATGCCGAGGTTCCGACCGGCTGGATCGAGATTAACCCCGAGGACGCAAAGGCGCTCGGCATCCAGGACAAGGAGATGGTCCGTGTGACCTCCCGCCGCGGGTCCATCGACGCCCCTGCGAAAGTGACCGAAGACATCAAGAAGGGCGTCATGTTCATGCCGTTCCACTTTGCCGAATGCGCAGCGAACATACTGACCAACAACGCACTCGACCCGATAGCAAAGATCCCTGAGTTCAAGGCCTGTGCTGTGAAGGTCGAGAAGATTACGGAGGCCTGA
- a CDS encoding Coenzyme F420 hydrogenase/dehydrogenase, beta subunit C-terminal domain — MAAIGDMFYAWAADADVLKKGECGGAITALQQYALKSGMVDAVLAVRKGADLYDAVPTVITDPAEIPQTAGSLHCGTLLLSKLVKDYLDSNKTARLGVTVKGCDTMGLIELAKRNAVDMDRLLLLGVNCGGSVSPILARKMIAEKFEVDPDSVHKEEIDKGQFIIEYEGGHKGIKIDDLEDEGYGRRSNCRRCLYKVPRQADLACGNWGVIGEKAGNATFVEVCSEKGAKLLDAAVKAGALKTDAANPKGIEIRGKVEGAMLGLGNKWRKKNFEALASDLWGTIGRETGRCIKCYSCIENCPVCFPVAEELKGNSRMVTSGEVPPNPMFHLRRFAHISDSCINCGQCEELCPMDIPLALFSHAVRTEGDSAFEPKLGKAPYSN; from the coding sequence ATGGCAGCAATTGGAGATATGTTCTACGCATGGGCGGCAGACGCCGACGTGCTGAAGAAGGGAGAGTGCGGCGGAGCGATCACCGCCCTGCAGCAGTATGCCCTGAAGTCGGGCATGGTGGACGCCGTCCTTGCCGTCAGGAAGGGTGCGGACCTCTACGATGCGGTTCCCACGGTCATCACCGATCCTGCCGAGATCCCACAGACGGCGGGCTCCCTCCACTGCGGGACGCTTCTACTCTCGAAACTGGTGAAGGACTACCTTGACAGCAACAAGACCGCACGGCTCGGTGTCACCGTCAAAGGCTGCGACACGATGGGCCTTATCGAGCTCGCGAAGCGGAATGCGGTCGATATGGACCGGCTCCTCCTGCTCGGCGTGAACTGTGGCGGTTCCGTCAGCCCGATCCTGGCCCGGAAGATGATCGCCGAGAAGTTCGAGGTCGACCCCGACTCGGTCCACAAAGAGGAGATCGACAAGGGCCAGTTCATCATCGAGTATGAAGGCGGCCACAAGGGGATCAAGATCGACGATCTCGAGGACGAGGGCTACGGCCGCCGCAGCAACTGCCGCCGGTGCCTCTACAAGGTTCCGCGCCAGGCGGACCTCGCCTGCGGCAACTGGGGCGTTATTGGGGAAAAAGCCGGCAATGCCACCTTCGTCGAGGTCTGTTCCGAGAAGGGCGCAAAACTTCTCGATGCGGCCGTGAAAGCCGGGGCCCTCAAGACCGACGCCGCGAACCCGAAGGGTATCGAGATCCGCGGCAAGGTCGAGGGCGCAATGCTCGGTCTCGGCAACAAGTGGCGGAAGAAGAACTTCGAAGCGCTTGCATCCGACCTCTGGGGCACCATCGGCCGCGAGACGGGCCGGTGCATCAAGTGCTACTCCTGCATCGAGAACTGCCCGGTCTGCTTCCCGGTAGCGGAGGAACTCAAAGGAAACTCCAGGATGGTCACCTCGGGAGAGGTTCCGCCGAACCCGATGTTCCACCTGAGAAGGTTTGCGCACATCTCCGACTCCTGCATCAACTGCGGCCAGTGTGAAGAGCTCTGCCCGATGGACATCCCGCTTGCACTCTTCTCCCACGCCGTCAGGACCGAGGGCGACAGTGCATTCGAGCCCAAACTCGGGAAGGCACCCTATTCCAACTAA